One window of the Eschrichtius robustus isolate mEscRob2 chromosome 13, mEscRob2.pri, whole genome shotgun sequence genome contains the following:
- the ARHGDIB gene encoding rho GDP-dissociation inhibitor 2 has protein sequence MTEKAPEPHLEEEEEELDGKLNYKPPPQKSLKELQEMDKDDESLTKYKKTLLGDGPVVADPTAPNVTVTRLTLVCESAPGPITMDLTGDLEALKKETFVLKEGVEYRVKINFKVNKDIVSGLKYVQHTYRTGVKVDKATFMVGSYGPRPEEYEFLTPTEEAPKGMLARGTYHNKSFFTDDDKHDHLTWEWSLSIKKDWTE, from the exons ATGACTGAAAAGGCCCCAGAACCacacctggaggaggaggaggaggagctggatgGCAAGCTCAATTACAAGCCTCCACCACAGAAGTCCCTGAAGGAGCTGCAGGAGATGGACAAAGATGATGAAAGTCTAACTAAGTACAAGAAAACGCTCCTGGGGGACGGTCCTGTGgtagcag ACCCAACAGCCCCCAATGTCACTGTCACCCGTCTTACCCTGGTTTGTGAAAGTGCCCCAGGACCAATCACCATGGACCTCACTG GGGATCTGGAAGCTCTCAAAAAAGAAACCTTTGTGCTAAAGGAAGGTGTTGAATATAGAGTCAAAATTAACTTCAAA GTGAACAAGGATATTGTGTCAGGACTGAAATATGTTCAACACACCTACCGGACTGGGGTGAAAG tgGATAAAGCAACATTCATGGTTGGCAGCTACGGACCTCGGCCAGAGGAGTATGAGTTTCTGACTCCAACTGAGGAGGCCCCCAAGGGCATGCTGGCTCGAGGCACTTACCACAACAAATCCTTCTTCACAGATGATGACAAGCACGACCACCTTACCTGGGAGTGGAGCCTGTCCATCAAGAAGGACTGGACAGAATGA